A genomic stretch from Ooceraea biroi isolate clonal line C1 chromosome 3, Obir_v5.4, whole genome shotgun sequence includes:
- the LOC105278732 gene encoding transient receptor potential channel pyrexia isoform X1, whose product MYEKEQDSLEKGDAAAKDLEMSTLKIPIILNEGRQHPCTSSFNARHKDPLSVRLASTYRSLRCPAENYPQEVTINDGIILESDSDRIEIDAGESPPADESLFFDNLECWKNHYVNGAKLRSAIWSIIEPVEKKLLLYMEKTGRLPNACNSERLRNVAYIWASYRGMLHLLPKLEKVGARYDYVEPRTGMNAILVASLGDKAACVEYLIRKGADVNYESLFTRYTPLHFAALGNSWHAAATLLDHGAKLNYVCQEIVEPILHSAVRAKAVETIRLLLERGASVVENNHLGQTPLHVACFVQSIPCVELLLNSTTVGAPGININAVDREHRTPLHFAVMSTDSSAEPVQLLLKRGALVNATDRAGFTPLHIAALNEQSRCVDALIWAGADISATTCAGLSALNIILKKIPESLQVFRQRLDASIRLTRPAAHNREFEMRFHFDILLPSNNQCETSFINTFVQEHRKDLLSHPLVMAFLHLKWEKIRRLYLLRIVFYAMMVMCMTMYVLTHKCYNYNEVSNSTVCAKRGIFFRRSVIEVEWYLTLALICITIPRKIYGFMVYKSMLQYLYNVDNILDGVVIVSVFVTSFIYTGRTYIWQNYVGAFGILCAWSNLMLMVGQLPAFGAYVAMFTHIQFEFAKLLLAYSGLLIGFTISFCVIFANEPAFGNPFTGLIKVLAMMAGELDFDGLINQMDEMSSTDSYVIYSLSLCSQILFTLFIVFVTVILMNLLVGIAVHDIQGLRKHAGLTKLVRQTKMILFSEMVLHNATIPYTFRKWLLEHKIDIQNKKRMLVVKPHNPLEKRLPKDIMKAAYEIAQKNIPIANEDVNLQDAVVDASLKQRQNKEFSDATLPMAIEKLIVMVKVNEDAVKLLRAQILDMNKMLQTVVSTLAKEEHSS is encoded by the coding sequence ATGTATGAAAAAGAGCAAGATTCGTTAGAGAAAGGAGATGCTGCAGCGAAGGACCTCGAGATGAGCACTCTGAAGATACCGATTATTCTGAACGAAGGCAGACAACATCCCTGTACCAGCAGCTTCAACGCTCGTCACAAGGATCCACTTTCCGTAAGGCTAGCTTCTACCTACAGATCCTTACGATGCCCGGCAGAAAACTATCCGCAAGAAGTCACAATCAATGATGGAATCATACTAGAGTCTGATAGCGACCGGATTGAGATCGATGCAGGCGAATCGCCGCCAGCCGACGAGTCTCTTTTCTTCGACAATCTGGAATGTTGGAAGAACCACTATGTGAATGGTGCCAAGCTGAGGTCGGCTATATGGTCCATCATCGAACCTGTGGAGAAGAAGCTGTTATTGTACATGGAGAAAACCGGCAGGTTGCCGAACGCGTGCAACAGCGAGAGATTACGAAACGTCGCATACATCTGGGCGTCCTATCGTGGTATGCTACATCTTCTCCCGAAACTGGAGAAGGTTGGCGCACGCTACGACTACGTCGAGCCGCGCACCGGCATGAACGCCATCCTGGTCGCCTCACTGGGCGATAAGGCGGCCTGCGTGGAATATCTGATCAGGAAGGGCGCCGACGTGAACTATGAGAGTCTGTTCACCCGTTACACCCCGCTTCATTTCGCGGCTCTCGGCAACAGCTGGCACGCCGCGGCGACGTTACTGGACCACGGTGCCAAGCTTAACTACGTCTGCCAGGAGATAGTCGAGCCGATTTTGCATAGTGCTGTTCGCGCAAAGGCGGTGGAGACGATAAGGCTGCTGCTTGAGCGTGGTGCCAGTGTTGTCGAAAATAATCATCTGGGCCAGACACCGTTGCACGTGGCCTGTTTCGTTCAATCGATACCGTGCGTCGAGCTGCTTTTGAACAGTACCACTGTCGGCGCACCCGGCATCAACATCAATGCTGTGGACAGAGAACACAGGACGCCACTGCATTTTGCCGTGATGAGCACCGATTCGTCCGCCGAGCCGGTGCAGCTACTGCTGAAACGCGGTGCATTGGTGAATGCAACTGACCGGGCCGGTTTCACGCCCCTTCACATCGCCGCGCTGAACGAGCAGTCCCGTTGCGTCGATGCCCTCATTTGGGCGGGCGCTGACATCAGCGCGACCACGTGTGCTGGCTTATCCGCCTTGAATATTATACTGAAGAAGATTCCCGAGTCTCTGCAGGTTTTTCGGCAGCGGCTGGACGCCTCCATCAGGCTGACCCGACCGGCGGCGCACAATCGCGAATTCGAGATGCGATTCCACTTCGACATCCTCTTGCCCAGTAACAATCAGTGCGAGACCAGCTTCATAAACACTTTCGTACAGGAGCACCGAAAAGACCTGCTGTCGCATCCGCTGGTTATGGCCTTCCTGCATCTTAAATGGGAAAAGATCCGTAGGCTCTATTTGCTTAGAATAGTCTTCTACGCCATGATGGTCATGTGCATGACCATGTACGTGTTGACACACAAGTGTTACAACTACAACGAGGTCAGCAACTCGACAGTATGTGCCAAAAGAGGCATCTTCTTCCGCAGATCGGTCATCGAAGTCGAGTGGTATCTCACGCTTGCGTTGATATGCATCACCATACCGAGAAAGATATACGGCTTCATGGTTTACAAATCGATGCTACAGTACTTGTACAATGTCGACAATATTCTGGATGGCGTGGTGATAGTAAGCGTGTTCGTCACATCGTTCATTTACACCGGGCGTACCTACATCTGGCAGAATTACGTCGGCGCGTTCGGCATACTCTGCGCCTGGAGCAACCTGATGCTGATGGTGGGTCAGCTACCAGCCTTCGGTGCTTACGTCGCGATGTTCACGCATATCCAATTCGAGTTTGCCAAGTTATTGCTGGCGTACTCGGGACTGTTGATCGGCTTTACCATCAGCTTCTGCGTGATATTCGCGAACGAGCCTGCGTTCGGCAATCCTTTTACCGGACTGATCAAAGTCCTAGCCATGATGGCCGGTGAACTGGACTTCGACGGACTTATCAATCAGATGGACGAAATGTCGTCGACCGATTCCTACGTCATTTATTCACTGTCATTGTGCTCGCAGATTCTCTTCACGCTGTTCATAGTGTTCGTCACTGTGATTCTGATGAATCTGTTAGTCGGCATCGCCGTGCACGATATACAGGGCCTGAGGAAACACGCGGGACTGACGAAATTAGTGCGACAGACGAAAATGATCCTCTTCTCAGAGATGGTGCTTCATAATGCCACGATTCCGTATACATTCCGGAAGTGGTTGTTAGAGCACAAGATAGATATCCAAAATAAGAAACGAATGCTCGTGGTGAAACCGCATAATCCACTCGAGAAGCGATTGCCTAAAGATATAATGAAAGCCGCTTATGAGATAGCGCAGAAGAACATCCCCATCGCGAATGAAGATGTAAATCTGCAGGATGCCGTTGTTGATGCTTCGTTGAAACAACGGCAGAACAAAGAGTTTTCCGATGCTACCTTGCCAATGGCCATCGAAAAACTGATCGTTATGGTGAAAGTGAACGAAGATGCTGTTAAATTGCTAAGAGCACAGATACTAGACATGAACAAAATGCTGCAGACTGTCGTATCAACGTTGGCGAAAGAAGAGCATTCGTCATAA
- the LOC105278732 gene encoding 28S ribosomal protein S9, mitochondrial isoform X2 has translation MAVSTVSRCLNLRRFIGMSNNAAILFPNTAQHLNHVQHARSRSFTTSVDDDDIFESEWNKPNKKMSKAMIAYLKRAREHDEFMKKEIAEYEIGKRHLANMMGEDPDNFTQRDINRAIRYLFPSALYDPRARPMMRHPDEIFPHRKASEFDESGRPFHSMFYTTKQNYFEILYNIVDKIKSLNEVEDSLIKQGKLPMDKINLLDSRWLTKAELENEIHETINDSEYNYFITSLERMCEHPLSNRENDFIRKYCKQRITYSSEVEVQPLEHDSTGRPYITVKRCMRKSARGEVTVWANGSGKIVINGQDITYFKESRHREQVIFPLMFTDMSNKVDIEAKVSGGGPTGQSGAVRWGIAWGLRSFVDKSMLERMRVAGLLTRDWRRRERKKPGQEGARRKFTWKKR, from the exons ATGGCGGTGTCTACTGTCTCGCGTTGTTTAAATTTACGACGTTTCATTGGCATGAGTAATAATGCCGCTATTTTGTTTCCGAATACCGCGCAGCATTTG AATCATGTACAGCACGCTAGGTCACGTTCGTTTACAACGTCCGTAGATGACGACGACATATTCGAGTCTGAGTGGAATAAACCAAACAAAAAGATGAGCAAAGCTATGATAGCATATTTGAAACGTGCAAGAGAACATG ATGAATTTATGAAGAAGGAGATTGCAGAATATGAGATAGGAAAGAGGCACCTGGCTAATATGATGGGTGAAGATCCAGACAATTTTACACAACGGGATATAAAT AGAGCAATCCGTTATTTGTTTCCATCGGCACTTTACGATCCTAGAGCCAGACCCATGATGCGGCATCCAGACGAGATCTTTCCGCATAGAAAAGCATCAGAATTCGACGAATCTGGGAGACCTTTTCACTCTATGTTTTACACCaccaaacaaaattattttgaaatactATAC AATATTgtggataaaataaaatctttaaatgAGGTCGAAGATTCGTTGATAAAGCAAGGAAAATTACCGATGGACAAAAT CAATCTGCTGGACTCCAGATGGTTGACAAAGGCAGAACTGGAAAATGAAATACATGAAACTATTAACGATTCTGAG tataattattttattacatcattGGAACGAATGTGCGAACACCCATTATCAAACCgtgaaaatgattttattagaaaatactgCAAGCAACGTATCACTTATTCCAGTGAAGTAGAAGTACAACCC CTGGAGCATGACAGCACAGGAAGGCCGTACATCACAGTCAAAC gcTGCATGCGAAAATCTGCAAGAGGTGAAGTGACAGTTTGGGCTAACGGTTCTGGAAAAATAGTTATTAATGGACAGGACATTACATACTTTAAAGAGAGTCGACATCGTGAACAG GTAATATTTCCATTAATGTTTACGGACATGAGCAACAAGGTGGATATCGAGGCCAAAGTTTCTGGTGGAGGGCCTACCGGTCAGTCGGGTGCTGTGCGTTGGGGTATTGCATGGGGTTTACGCAGTTTCGTTGATAAATCAATGCTCGAAAGGATGCGAGTTG CTGGACTTTTAACGAGAGATTGGAGGAGACGCGAAAGGAAGAAGCCAGGTCAGGAAGGTGCCAGAAGAAAGTTCACCTGGAAGAAACGTTAA
- the LOC109610928 gene encoding transient receptor potential channel pyrexia-like has translation MEKMEDIGELQQIASETTSTPLTRLSAASLFLTRLKAKRSLSKQNDGQVEDTHAECHESPFPDSPIISMQDYFTISERACSEEINRTSLDINEDFIKRVLSEHRKQVGCKSQIWENLELSNPDETEATLAASKPSDINVLLLQASFMGRTNLIRRLHKRGANVDYMEPHYGLTPLHLCAFRNCLDGVKYLIEQNATFDTKWKHTPFHYAAFGDAFEVAQYFVQQGASTAPYDDEETVLHVAARTNALRVLSLLAPNSQELDRLDQDGYAAIHHAVNGNPICLDVLLKAGCQVDLPTRKKDTALHLSAEGGYADNLILLIKANANLQLKNHRGHTALHLAARSHSLECMEILLKGRADPNVEDDEGRTPLHLALGKSLMTDDITELLLKWKANVNKADKYGYTPLHIAASNELSSCVDLLIKYEADLSARTIGGNSALSIVLRKTPTSLDVFERRLDASLVLSRQGFIAGELELQLDFRPLLKNRQNRHARSPEISYLNTFVKEGYKEILEHPLCQSFLHLKWHKIRKYYAARLLFYLIYVLIFTSWVITALAHDCYNQSHKKDKNISVNINETLINETYRNGTNINETDINETLCANTTGIYRFLYNNPTVLDVQWYVLAALTVLEALRKFIVIPSYRSVRQFLMQMENLVEWCVILSVFAISFIYTRETYFWQSHLGALAVLCGWSNLMLMIGQLPVFGAYVAMFTSVQAQVFKLLLAYACLLIGFTASFCVIFPHSKSFNSPHIGLIKVLAMMTGELNFDDLFFSPDKGGALDNIEGASWILLKISVQISFVLFLLFVTIVLMNLLIGIAVHDIKGLQKTAGLAKLVRQTKLIHDVEIAIFVGFTPSKRFIKYLRWMSLFLPSPLRAVLTVRPLNPREKRLPRDVLSAAYKIAKEGDGQNNFTAARKKSYGPAYYTKACLKADVACRRRALDEDMLVHDCNKYKDDIAELREICEKNHTLLQELLKIYGNR, from the coding sequence atGGAAAAGATGGAAGACATCGGAGAATTGCAACAAATTGCTTCGGAAACCACGTCGACTCCATTGACACGCTTGAGCGCAGCCTCCTTGTTTCTAACTCGATTAAAGGCGAAACGTTCATTGTCCAAGCAAAATGATGGTCAAGTCGAAGATACTCATGCTGAGTGTCACGAATCGCCATTCCCCGATAGCCCTATAATTTCTATGCAAGATTACTTCACCATCAGTGAACGTGCTTGTTCTGAGGAGATCAACCGCACTTCGCTGGACATCAACGAAGATTTCATTAAAAGAGTCTTGTCGGAACACAGGAAGCAGGTGGGCTGTAAATCGCAGATCTGGGAGAACCTGGAATTAAGCAACCCGGACGAAACGGAAGCGACTCTTGCAGCTAGCAAACCCAGCGACATCAATGTTCTGTTGCTGCAAGCGAGTTTCATGGGTCGCACGAATCTTATTCGTCGTTTACACAAACGCGGAGCCAATGTCGATTACATGGAGCCTCATTACGGTCTCACCCCATTACACCTGTGCGCATTTCGAAACTGTCTAGACGGTGTGAAGTATCTGATAGAACAGAATGCGACCTTCGATACTAAGTGGAAGCACACTCCATTTCATTACGCCGCCTTCGGGGATGCTTTCGAGGTGGCTCAATACTTCGTACAACAAGGTGCTAGTACAGCTCCGTATGACGATGAGGAAACGGTGTTGCATGTGGCTGCGCGAACAAACGCCTTGCGTGTGCTTTCTCTGTTGGCGCCAAACAGCCAAGAGCTAGATCGCTTGGATCAAGACGGATACGCCGCTATTCATCATGCGGTCAATGGAAACCCGATCTGTCTGGATGTACTCTTGAAAGCCGGTTGTCAGGTGGATTTGCCCACCAGGAAGAAAGATACCGCTTTGCACTTGTCCGCGGAAGGCGGTTACGCGGATAACTTGATTCTTCTAATCAAGGCCAATGCTAATCTGCAATTGAAAAATCATCGAGGACACACAGCTCTGCACTTAGCCGCTCGCTCACATTCTCTGGAATGCATGGAGATCTTGTTGAAGGGTCGCGCGGATCCCAACGTGGAGGATGACGAAGGTCGCACGCCGTTGCATCTGGCTTTAGGCAAATCTTTGATGACGGACGATATCACCGAActcctgctgaaatggaaagCAAACGTGAACAAAGCCGATAAGTATGGCTACACGCCCCTTCATATTGCTGCCTCAAACGAGCTGTCATCATGCGTGGACTTGCTGATAAAGTATGAAGCGGATCTCAGCGCCAGGACTATCGGGGGTAATAGCGCCCTGTCCATCGTTCTACGTAAGACCCCGACTTCTCTGGACGTGTTCGAACGCAGGCTGGACGCGTCTCTGGTTCTGAGTCGACAAGGATTCATCGCGGGCGAGCTCGAGCTACAATTGGACTTCCGTCCGTTGTTGAAGAATCGGCAAAACCGACATGCTCGTTCGCCCGAGATCAGTTACCTCAACACCTTCGTGAAAGAGGGATACAAGGAAATTCTGGAGCATCCTCTGTGCCAATCGTTTCTCCATCTCAAATGGCACAAGATCAGGAAGTACTATGCCGCCAGGTTGCTCTTCTACCTGATTTACGTACTAATCTTTACGAGCTGGGTGATAACCGCCTTGGCTCACGACTGTTACAACCAATCAcataagaaagataaaaatataagcgtGAACATAAACGAGACGCTTATAAACGAAACGTATCGAAATGGAACGAATATAAACGAAACGGATATAAACGAAACGTTATGCGCAAACACCACTGGGATCTACAGGTTTCTCTACAACAATCCTACAGTGCTCGACGTACAATGGTACGTGCTGGCAGCGCTCACCGTATTAGAAGCTCTTCGCAAGTTCATCGTCATCCCTAGTTATCGGTCTGTTAGACAGTTCCTCATGCAGATGGAGAATCTGGTTGAATGGTGTGTGATACTGAGCGTCTTCGCAATTTCCTTCATATACACGCGTGAAACGTACTTCTGGCAAAGTCATTTGGGCGCCCTCGCCGTGCTCTGCGGCTGGAGTAATTTGATGTTAATGATAGGACAGCTACCAGTATTCGGCGCTTATGTTGCCATGTTTACTAGCGTGCAGGCACAGGTGTTCAAATTGCTTCTAGCTTACGCTTGCTTGCTGATAGGCTTCACAGCGAGCTTCTGCGTAATTTTTCCGCATTCCAAGTCATTCAATAGTCCACACATAGGTCTCATCAAGGTCCTCGCGATGATGACTGGTGAATTAAACTTCGACGATCTTTTCTTCTCGCCCGATAAGGGCGGAGCTTTGGATAACATAGAAGGAGCCTCCTGGATCCTGCTGAAGATTTCAGTCCAGATATCTTTCGTGTTATTCCTCTTGTTTGTGACAATCGTGCTGATGAATTTATTGATTGGAATAGCTGTGCACGATATCAAAGGCCTGCAGAAGACGGCGGGCCTCGCAAAACTAGTTCGCCAGACAAAACTGATCCACGACGTGGAAATTGCTATCTTCGTGGGATTCACGCCATCGAAACGTTTCATCAAGTATCTACGTTGGATGTCATTGTTCCTGCCGTCACCTTTGCGAGCTGTTCTGACCGTTCGCCCTCTGAACCCCAGAGAAAAAAGGCTACCTCGCGATGTTCTCTCGGCCGCCTATAAAATAGCCAAGGAAGGAGACGGACAGAATAATTTTACCGCAGCACGTAAAAAAAGTTATGGCCCGGCCTATTATACGAAAGCGTGTCTCAAGGCTGATGTCGCATGCCGACGTCGTGCTCTCGACGAGGACATGTTGGTACATGactgcaataaatataaagacgACATCGCGGAACTTAGAGAGATTTGTGAGAAAAATCATACTCTTCTTCAAGAACTTCTAAAAATATACGGAAATAGATAA